The Oreochromis aureus strain Israel breed Guangdong linkage group 15, ZZ_aureus, whole genome shotgun sequence genome contains the following window.
CATAGTTATGATAGTTAGCAGTCTACGTTAGCCATGCCCCAGAGATGTATCAGTACAGACTCCAGGGCCGTGAAGAGATGTTTGAAAGGGTGGGTCCTCAAGTCCCTTCCACATCCCCCCTCCCCTGCATGTGTCTGACAGACTCCGAGGCATTTATAAAAGGTAAAAACAGGTCTGTGTCATCAGCACACAATCCAATGGGCTGCTCAGCACTGTGGGAACTATGTGACGGCAGTGAATTCTGCTCCCTGCTGACACGTCTCTGATTTAACATCGAATCAGCTTCAGACTGTCTGATGAACTCCAGTTTTAAATAAAGCACTGTTAAAAACTTTAATCATCCTTCAGCTCCACAGACAAACAACGAACAACcttaatcatcatcatcttcatcacatCTTCACCATCAACATGTTCATCGTGCTTCATTGTTGCTGTTTCCTGCTATCGTCCAGGCGGATCAGAGTCATGTGACTGCAGGTGAGGCAGATGTTTGGCATCTTATCACCGTGATGATTATCCCCATGGTAACGGTGTTCCGATCCAGCTGGAACATCCAaaccaggacacacacacacacacacaatcacacttgtttttatatctttgtGGGAACATCTAATTGAGATACTTCCCCTATGcgcttaccctaaccatcaaaatgAATGGTTAATTCTAACCCTGAGcttaaacctaaccataacctaactgtaaccctgacactaaaaccataTTTTGAGTCTCAGACATGTCTTCAAACTCGTGGGTACGggcattttgtccccataagggCTGAAACTTTTTAATTACTGAAATTtaaatagtttatgaaaatatttttaaacattaattctaataaaaatatttttccactcaaatgaaaaaagtatatttattgtctgtaaaatgaaaataagaaacCTAGCATAAGTTTTTGGATTTTCCCCTTTAAACTAAGGAAGACCAAAAGTTAAAAAATCCAAATGAAAtactgaaattaaaaaataaacatgcaaaaataaaaaatgtattttagaaacatttgtttttgcttctttatgTCTAATTTCCTGTAAAAGTTCCTAAAAAGTGTTctgcagaacaaaacaaaattttttaaaatgctcaCTACTGTGTTCACTCGTTCAAGAAATTTACTCGGATACTTTCAACGTgcaggtttattttattttcagttcacagaaacatttttttctttaacttcaTCCTGAGACAGGTCACATGATCACTGAGAGCGTGAGACACCAACGACAGCGTTACAGAAACATGCTTTTAGAATCTAACACTGAAAACAGCTATAGTAGTCAGAATTTAGTTTGAaggaaacatttatttttgttattttattctgAAATCTGAAGATATCTGAATCGTTTTGGtatcttcattttcatttcctgtcGTTCATAAACGTCTGACAAAGCTCACGTTCACTGCTGATTGGTCAGAATTTTCTGCCTGATGATTGGAGGATGTTAAACAACTCATCGATGATTTCAAAGATCTTCAGACCAAATGACATGATCACAGATTCACTTCACTGTAAGAGCACCACGTCAGtatgacaacaaacacaaacagccgATTAAATACGCATTCACGAAGATCATCGCAAAATAGTTAACAAGGTTTTTTTCTGATTATAACTGACTGCAGTACACCCCAGCAATGGGTGAATAACCCATTTGTAATGCTGAATATCACCAGGGGGCGAAGTGGAAGTCTGCGCTCACCTCTCCAGGTAATTTCTCAGGGTGCAAGTtcagtgtttgatcagttaGAGCAGGTGTTGTTCCAACTCTTTCTCCTGATTGGTCTTGAAGGATCTTCTACTAAACAATCAGGAAGCTCTGCTGATGTTTCTGGACTCACAGGAAGCTGGTGATTTGTATCACCATGGAAACCTTCTTGCTCTAACTGATGAAACACCGGATGAAACACCAGATCATTCTCATTGGCTGGTTCAACCCTAAATACGTTAGGTGTCTGTCTCTGATTAGCCAATTAGTTTGTGGTGTTCTGACAGCAGGAAGTCACCTCTCTCGCTGTTAAACAATTGGATGCGATGTCAGTGACGATCGGTTTCACGGGCGTGAACGATAAACATCAATAATGAACTCTGTCACAATATAAACAGGCTGGAAGCGCCCAATCACGTCACAGCGGGACAATAACGACATGCAGCAGCTTCACGTTACGTCTCTACGAAGCTTCGTGTTACCTACGGACTACAGGTGTGAGCATGCACAAACATCTACCATTAACACTGAAACCAAGGTCCTCCAGCAGCCACtctacttcttcttctgctcAGATTTAAAGTCCGAAACTtctaaacatattttttcttcctgatttcagtcaaattcagctttttttctttttcactgatcaaatgttttttcttctttaggaCTCATTAAACCTTTCTAAGGTCCTGATTGGTTGCAGAAGTTCAAAGGGGACTCTCGGCGGACCCTTGGCACTCTCCCCCTCCTCGCCGTGAGGTCACAGGATGCTCTCACGCTCCTCGCCGAAGGTGACGGTGTCGGAGGACACAGTGCAGATCTCCGGCGGGTCTCCAGGCTTCAGGCCACGCTTCAGGTGAACCACTCTGACGTTCTCGTTGTTTGGCCCCGGCCGGGTGGAAGTTGAGGTGGTTGTGATGGTCCCAGAGCTCGGGGGGATGATGACCTCGCtggtggaggaggtggtggaggaggaggggttgGAGGAGGTGGACCCCTCGGGCTGGCGGGCGCGGTTGGCCTGCTGGgcgttggtgttgttgttgagGGTGACGTTGCTTGGCGTGCGGTTCAGGTTGTAGCTTCTGGACGACGGCCAACTCTCCTCCGGGCTGCTTGCCAGCAGGCTGCACTGGTCCTCGGAGCAGATGGACATGCGCGCCACCGCCGGGTCCTGCAGGCCGCTGAGGCTGCTGGGAAGGCCGCGTTTCCGGGCCAGGCTCTCTTCATCCAGCTCGATCAGGTTGGCCCGGTCCAGCTGCGACAGGTCCGCCTCCTCGTCCTGCAGCGAGTGGTTGGGGGAGCTCTCGTTGGACCTCACGCCAGAGTCAGACGAGTCTTTCTTGTCCAGCATGGCGTCGGAGAGGTAGTCCTTCCCTTTCAGCGCCAGTGAACCGCCGGGCAGTTTGGGGTCCACCACCTTCTTGCCATCTTTCAGCAGGGGGGCGTGATCAGACTCTTCAGACTCTTCGTCATCGCTGGTCAGCTTCTGGTAGCGCAGCCCACCACCGGCCTTCAGCTTGAGGTCAGCAGCTCCCTGGAACAGCCCGCCTCTTTCAGCTGAGGACTTGCGGGTGAGCACTGACTTGGAGGACCCGTGGTCACCCTTCTCATCTTCTTCTCTGATGGGATCTAGCACCTCACCGTTGGAAGCAAAGTCAGTGTTGTCCGCTGCCggtttgctgctgctcctcttgTTGAAGGATTTGCGTCCATCCTGCTCGGTGCCATCCTTGCTCTTATCCTcagatgatgatgtcatgaaCTGTCCCGGTTGTGGTTGGATGGGCTTCTCCCCGGTGATGACGCCCAACTCCAGCTGGGCCATCTGGGCAATGTACTCCTGGTAGGCATCGCGGTACTCTGCCTGCTGCTTGTCCGTCAGCTTGGAGATGTCATTGGAGGACTCCTGCGAGTTCAGACTGTTCATGCTGGCGGTTCTGTGAGCGCCACCctgaagacagacagagaaCAACATTGTTCAGCATCAGACCCCTCACATCTGACATCACAGATCTCATGTTCTATAGTTACCATCCACGGCATGTTTCCGTGTCGCTGCGGCTCATCCAGTCCCACCGTGCTCAGCTCCTCGAAGCTCAGGTTGAAGCTGTACATTGGTGATGCATCTGTGTTCGAGGCGCCAGTGTGGGGTGGAGCCATCACTCGCCTTACTGGCTCAATGTGACCGCCAATGACGCTACCTTGCTCGCTGGCGGTTTCCTCATGTAGCACCTGGCTCTCAATGTGACGCATGTCCAAAACCTTCAGCAGGAAGGAGGAGGTGGATCTTATTTTAAGTCATTACATCATTAAGCATTAAACCAAGCTGCTGCAGGTCACTGAAAACTCTGTTTTAATAAACCCAGATTTTTTGGTTTTCCACTGCTGCAGGGTTTCTGTTTTAGAAAATTCACCAATATGCATATAATGTTACGCTATTAGTCAGTAATGCATTCACTGCCTGGACTGACCGTTGCCCTGAAGAGCTGCCAGTCTCCAAAGTTCATGTTCATTTCTTTCTTCAGCTCATCGATGTTGCACTGAGACAGAACTCTGCCGTTAACGTTTgcctgaaaatgaaaaacatttgtATTTCAGTCTCAGGTCCCAGGCTTTCTGCTTTCTTGTGAAGTTGTGTCACTGACCTTTCTGATGGTGGCGGTGTACTGTCCTATCATACTCTGGTCGATGCCTTCAATATGCCGCACGCGCTCACAGACGGCCTCTGTGGTCATGGAGCTTAGGAGGATGGGCGGAGTGGCAGACGCGACCGAGGCGGAGCCCTGAACATAGATATAtttcacagggaaaaaaaatccaacattttttagattttaataACAAATGTCATTATTTTCAGATGTGCTATCCAGCTGTGAGATGAATGGAAACTTCATCCAAATCCTGCCAGGTTAATGTAAGTCTCAACCTGAGCTTAACCCTTTTAGCTCAACATTTTTCCTCAGTGACTCCACCAGTCTAAAAACATAAACGCTAACTCAGGTAAAAGTACACCTGACAGACatgtaaaagatggacgtagcgACTGTGAGGTCACCCACTGATCAGCTTCACCATTGCTAACTTGGTCTTTTGAAATCGGATGTGAGGAAGCACAGCGGCTCTGAAAATCATCATGCATACCCGGAAAAATTTCTCTGATGCTCAGAATGACCAAAATTTATTGAATAACCTTGTTTTGACCCGATATGAGAGACTAAGTCAACATCAGGAAGGTATTTATAAATGTCAGAGGTCATCCCACACATTTCTATAGAACCAGAAGAAATTTTACAGTGTCGTATCCTGGTGGCCATAAAAATCCAAATAGGTTTCAGGCACTTCCGTGACTGCTTTATTTTTTGGACCCAGAAGCTACGTCCATGTTTTGTACTGCCTCTGGTGTACGGTTTATCTGGATCTAGATAACCATGTCACATGACTTTGCACAGCAGGCACAGGACTGTTTCTTTTTGCTGAAACGCGGcctgaaacacaaaaatgtcCCCAGTGATGTAAAAAATTACTGTCCAACAGATGTTTTAAAGCTTTGTGAGCACCTTTAACTCAGTCAGGACATTTTTCACCGTGCAGAGGTGGGGCTGGGGGAGTTTGGGGTAGTGAGCAGCTGTGTGGGTTAGCAGTgaggggtcaaaggtcaagttaAAGTTTCTGAATAGATCAAACAACTACTTTATTGAAGCCACATGCTAGTAGAGGCAAGGTGCATGCTGGGGGTTGTAGTGGTTGGAACACTTCCTCCTTTGGTCCACAGCATCCGGCTCAAGTCCGGCTGAAGTTCAGATCGGTCGCGGCTCAATCACGGGCTCATGTTCatgcttggatttttttttcctttcactgtAACTACAAATCAGAAATGTTGCTCCTTAAATGAAAACAGAGTATGCTCAGTTGTGAAGTGAAATATTTCATAAAAAAGTCACTTGTTATGTTTCAAGTGTTCCTGTGGGAACCTGTTGTGTCTGAAACGTCCTTGAGAACCTAACAGGAACCTTCTGAGGCTGATTTGTCAGCTGGCTGAACGAGAGCAATCAACACCAAAACATGACGCAGACCTTTGCTGTGGACACTtcaggaaggaaggagggaagaAGACAAGGAGGGCCATGTTAGGTAAGGTTAAATACCTGCTTCCTTTTCAAAGACGAACTCTTAGACTGCAGACGGACAGTTGGGGATGAAAACATGAGGAAATACAGATGAATGACGGGACAGCACAATGATTTCTACTGAAGGCACAGTTTTAAGAAACCACCACTGGTTCAGTGTTTCCGGAaaccaaagaagaagaggatgagATTAACAGCAGGAGTAAAAGAGGAGAGGACAGAGGAGCCTTCAAAGACCACAAGCAAAGAAAACGAAAACTCTGATTAAGACTGATTTCTAGAGGAAAACTTCTGAGCAAACAAACGTCTGGTGGGCGGAGTTTCTAAAGgattttttctaaaatattttacgtgtttcttcttcaccaggtaataaaacaaaaaaaatttagTTTCAGattcaaaaactgaaaacagacaagtttcatcatttttttaacaattgAACTTGTTAAAAACGTTCATGTTGGGTCATAGCTTCCAGCTATGGTCGTACTTACAGGAGCGGTGGCAGCAGTGGCATCCCTGCTGAAGGAGCTTTTAGGAGGTGGTCGTGGATGGAGGTGTGGTGGGAAGGAAGCCACGAGTGGGCGTGGCAGCTGGTAAAGGTGGTGGGGAAAATATGGCTGAGGGGGAGGAGgtgaaaaatcaaaataatgTTGGTGGACGtgatgaaacataaaaaaacccaaaaactgtCAAATTAAAGAGCGAATCCCTGCCACCTGACACCCGGCACCAACTCCAGTTCAGCACCGTGGCACCGTCCCACAGTGgttacaagaggaaaaaaactatTTGATGAAACAAATGTTCAAATAATCTTGACGAAACACATAGTGTTTCGTCaagatttgtgtgtttttttgtcgtttctgtttgtatttctgtgcttttgtttgttatgaTGTGAAAACTTTTGacgcattaaaaataaaaagtctagCTGAAGCTAGCTGAAAGTTGAACTTCATTCAACTCTCTGTGAAGCTTTCTGTTCTTTTACTCTACAAAGCCGGATGAGGTGATTAGACGACAGCCTGTCAGCTGTGGGCTGTGAGACAGCAGGGATTcaatgaaacaggaaatgaaatcaaaccaagcaaaacaacacaaacgaTGAAAGGGACTGAGCCGGGACAGTGGTCACGTGAACCGATGACATCGGTACGCTACCTGCCGATTCAATGACATCATAAGGTGTGGGCAGGGGCGGGGCCTTTACTCACCCTGTTGTAGAAGGGATGCTGTGTGCTGGCCATGCCGCTGTAGTAGCTGCTGTGAGGCGGCGGGGAGACCACGCCCCCCGCTGGTGGGTTGAAGGGCCCGGTGAAGGACGCGGAGGGCGAGCACGTCGACGACACCTGACTATAGACTGATGTGGGGCGGGGCTGAGCATCCTGCAGAGGCAGGGGCGGGTACGTGACTCCGCCCATGTTCATCTGCTCACGGGCAGCGCGAACATCTATGGAGAGGAATTTCAGACTGATGATGTCCTCAAATCACGTCACGCTCGTGAGAGCAACAGGTACAAGTACAGTCAGCAATACACTGAGCAGTATTTTCAGCAGTACTGAGGAGTACTCGTACCTGCAATGATCTCACGGAGTTTGGGGTCCAGGTTGACGGTGCAAGGCAGGAAGGTACGGATGTCCCTCGCTGTGAGGACGGGTGTCCGTGATGACAGGAAGACCTCGAAGCTGCGCACGTCTCCGTCGATCTCCAGCAGAGGCTCCACGTCCTTCGTTGTCGGGATGTTCTTGGACACTCTGAAGGAGAGAGAACGCACTGATCAGCTGACGCAGCGTCGTTTTACCAATGACACCTGCGGAGGGAgggtgacctctgacctctcgtAGATGGTCTTGAGCGTGGCGTGGTCGGGGACTCCGTCGGTCTCCTCCAGGTACAGAATGAGCCAGGACGTTCTGTAGGGCCACTGCTCCGTCAGGTTGATCCACGACGCCAGGCGGTCCCAGTTAAAGCTGATCTGATTGGCTCGTAGCAGACGGCCTGGACAGGAGGAGGTGGGGTTAAAAactacattattattataataataataaaaaagttttttaatgtaaaaaaactgGAATGAACCACCAAGATCAGCAGGAAGTGGCAGACAGGCTGACGGCAGTCACACCGTGTCCTGCTAATAATGAAGGTGATGGAGGTCACCTGTGACGGAGACGATGTTCAGCAGCCTCCTCATCGTCTGTGGGCTGATGTCGCTGAACCAATCCTCTGTCACCATCAGCTTCGTCAGGTCGAACGACATCTGACGCGTAACTGAGCGCTGTACCTGGCGCCGCCGGTACGTGTCCTGGAAAGTACAccacacaggtcacatgaccacacGCACGAGGGACGGAGTATACACAAGCTGTCAATCAAGAAACAGCAGCTCATTGAAACACACTCTTTTCGAATTAAAACCTGAAAAGCAGCTGGATTTACTTCAATCAGAGGAAACATGAGACCACCTACAAGTCATtagattaacacacacacacacacacacacacacacacacacacacacacccggcGATTGAGCGTCGTCTTGCTTCCAAACTTGGTTAATTCTCCCAGACTGTGCTGAGACAGCTTCCTGTCCAGCTCCTCATGCCACCctgctgacacacaaacagatgtAAACATCAAGTCGGTCTGTAACCACAGACAGAGGTGAGTATGATGTCAGTTTGCTGTGTGTACAGATATTCTGGGATTACGGATTAGCCTCTGCCCTCCTGCTCCTCAAATTCATACTTTTATCTtagtaagaaaaataaaaccagtcaATGGTTTACTTTCAGGTCCAGACTGAATCTGAGTGAATCTCTGTGAGATTTCATCCAACATGATTTCAGAGCAGGCGCGGTCACGTGACAGCAGAAGGATGTGACAACAGGCTGCTGATGTCACCTGCACGCTTCATTAATCAGCTACGATAAAAAGCAATGTAATTGCGAGTCTTGTATAATGTAGTCATTGTATGTGTGGATACCGTCGGCGGTGGTGGTGTCTCCGTTGGCGGGCGTGGCAGTGCACATCTTCCTGGCGCTGGAGAGCCCCCTGCTGTTGAGAAAGACAGGAAGGTGCACGATGTTCCTCATGTAGTCATGCCCGTTGATGTTGGAGTCGCGCAGGACGCTGTTCAGGTTCTGGTTGATGGCCTTGATGATGATGTGCGGATCGCTGGCAAAGATGGAAATGAAGGGCCCTTTGGAGAACAGCACACGCACCTGCAGGAGGGGCACACCCACACTGACCATGTGAGGCAACTGCCTGTCCTTTCAAAGTAAATCTGACCCACGTGATAAGAGCTGAGCTGTTCCGACTGATCATGTGATGGCTGCActtacagccacacagtggtaataTCACCATGTTAGTGTAGAGGCTTATACATAACATTgcattcacatttgtctttatttaaatataggAATTAATTTACAGGACAAATAACTGGTTTGGTTCAGAATTAATTCACATATCCACATAACACTGCATTCTAAAATAAGTGcgcacattttagtttacactgttatgtatgattcaattttttgttttctgagttacCTTAGTTGCAGCTGTTCCAGTCCCTTGATTGAGGAGCCAAGAGGTGGCTTTAAAGGAAGACTGCAAACTGGTTCATTCCATAACTCGGGACCATGGGGGGGAATTGGAGTTTATTATgttagtttcagttaggttttgtgtgttttacccctttgtatttttgtgggctgatcagccactatttaagtttcccctttgtcttgttaagttaggtcagtttgtttgagtTATCAGTATTGTTGTCAACTTTGAgtagagttctgttattttgacctcttttatgggcccaagattttgattctttttgcaTGAGTTAACCAATTATGTtttttgggttaaataaaaaaatcattttttgggACTTTAACCTGTGCCTAAGTTTCCTTCACTGCTCGGTCCGTCACAGATCACATTCATCTAATAAAAACACAAGTCAGCTTGACTAAGTCTGTGATGTCACAGCTAACGTTTGTGCATTAAAGATGACGATGAGGTCAGACCAGGTCCACGCTTTTGCCTCGCCAtctttaaaaacactgaaaaactgaatgAAGCCGTGCGAGCGTCTCACCGTGTCGAGCATCTGCAACACTTTGTCCTGTTCGCAGGAGTCCAGCCCGTCAATGACCACCGCCAGCCTCGTCTGGTGCTGCGTGAACCCATCAATCGTCTTCGCCATCCTCGCCATTAGCTCCACCTCGTGCTTCAGGACCTGCAGGAGAAACACACTAACAAACTGAAACGACCACCTCCATGCTCTTATTCTGAAAGTTCACCATAGCACACGAGCTACATGAAGCTTTTTCCTATGTGCAGAACCAGCCAATCACGTTCAAGGGCTCATTCAGAACCAGGAAGACTCCTGAGCTACACCCTTGCTCCCACCTCGTGTTTTCCTCCATCAGAGACATTAGAGGATTTAAAACTTTGAAACTAAAGACCCTCAGCTCAAGGAGACCTCCTCGCCGCCCCCGTAGATTGTGTCCCCTCCTTACCTTCATGAAGCCCTCGCTCTTCAGCTTGTGCATCCTGTTGGCGGCGCTGTGGAGCCTCTTCCTCTGCGAGTTAAGCACCGAGTCGGTCACCTGCCACCACGTCCTGCAGTTGAGCAGCAGAGCGAGGCCAACCACGCTGCCGATGGCGATCAGCACCGCGTTCACTGTCCGGTTCTCGCCATCCACCTTGAAGACAGCCAGCAGCGCCATGCCGGTGACAAGGCAGCCCAGCACAAGGGTGAAGAGGATGAAGGACGGTACGCAGCACGTCTTCTTCCACTTCCTCTTCCCTGAGAGCACCGAAGAAGAAGAGATGAGCCGAGCTGGACTCGGGTCAGGTGACCTCAGCAAGCGCAggctgtcagacaggaagtgatgcgTTACCTTGCGTCTCCTCAGTCTTAAACACTCTAAAGAGTCGTGTGGCGAGGAAGCCAAACTCTCGCTCGCAGGCATCTGACAGTGTGGCGATCATCTCCGCCATGGATGTTTCTCCTCCAACGCTGGACAGCCGGTTATAGTCTGTGAACAGGAACCTGCAGGAGACAGGTGACATCATCATGACATCAGCGTGACATTACTGTGACATCATGACCACCCTGTGCGGTGGCGTTACCTGACAGGCAGCGCTCGCGTGCTCTGCTCCGGAAGCTCCGGCGGGTTCACGAACATCAGCTTCAACAGCAGCTCCAGGTACCCGATGTGCCGCGCCAGGCGGGTGCTCAGCAGCCACGCCCACGTCCAGTTATCGCCTTCCCTCCGGCCGCCAAAGTACACCACCACTACAGAATGTAAAACTTTATGTGAACACCGATGACAGTACAGGAGGTCATGTGTTAACGTCCGGCATCACATCGAGGCATTTCTCACCAAAGAATAGGTAAAGCAGGGCAAGCAGGCTGAGGGAGACCGCCATAGCAAGCTTGGGGTCCACGCTGAAGCCGAGGATGATAGCGATGGAGCCACAGAGCAGCAAGGACAAGAAGACAACGAGCCAGGAGAACTGGAACAGCGGCTCAATCTGCTGCCCAGCAAAAGTCTTCATCTCatctgaggaggaagaggagcgtcAGTACGTGTTGGCCAGGTGTACGTACCCTTAGTGTAACGAGCGTGGTGAGCCTGGTGAGCCTGGTGAGCGTGGCAAACACGAACTCACCCTCCAGCTTCTTGAGCAGGAAGGACTTGCCGCTGCCCCACTGAGCGTACAGACCCACACAGATGGGCGGCTGCATGGTGGGCTCGCTCAGGATGTCGGCGAGCGCCGAGCTGTACAGGTCGTAGCCCAGCATGTCGCCGTCCGTCTCCGAGGGCGACAGATGACCTGCAGGGGGTGGAGACACAGAGAGTCTTTTATTCTTTTGATTTGAGGATCCCTGAGGACAGAACAGATAAAAGTAATCCGCTTTGGCGATGTAATCAGACTTCTGGAGTTTTTTTTATGGAGTCAGAATGATTTTGGTGAGATGAACTGATCGGTTAACTCAAGCCTGCAGAGCAGTCTCAGCATGGCTGATTTCACTCCTCGTATCAATTTACAGCAAACACCAAGTCTGAATGAGCAGAGAGTTCAGAAGCCTGCAGCTTCTGAACTTCATTTTCTACTCATGACATTATTTCCTGTGAGCGGGTATGTCAATATACTGATGATACTCTGCTGTTCATTCACTCACTCTGCACTCAGTAACCATGAATCAGCTGTTATTGCAGATAAACTACAagtttttccttcatctttgttttttttttgtttttttttttgactgtcacgtttggttctttagccatcaaaattgttgtctgaaggccaacgAAGATAcccaacagatttactttaccaagtggatcatcacggccttgctgtattggtccatttgatcgacctttgttgttattatttatttattttattttattttcagtcgttacagatgggacagacatggctgggggataggaaagggagaaagaaagagaggaagtaaaagaaaaacagagggggagagggacagtgagaaagggcacttaaaaagaaaaaatctcttggatcacctgttgagagagaaaaccccccccaaaaaaacaaacaaaacagagagccacataataaacacaacaccatcccattaatctagctaagtgtaaataacagtaaacactaaatattgaattttgttgtgcagcacgcaggaccgacagcgcacaatgtgctttgaggtagcagccaagaaaggtgtagtttatgtcgaTGAACAGTGCACACTGGTGCACATGggttagaaatatgaacatgctgaaaaaaaccccagaaaaataaatgaaaattgtGCTTTTAAGTAAACgctaaaataacaacaaatcaaaacaaggAGATTTTGTTGCTATTatgccatttttatttttaaaaaataaacttaaaatattttgctt
Protein-coding sequences here:
- the kidins220b gene encoding kinase D-interacting substrate of 220 kDa B isoform X5, translated to MDTTTSIKMTTLAIQNLFSYVEEENLSALKAHLDRFKEVDGRSDNGQTPLMLAAEQGSLEIVQELIRRGANVNLDDVDCWSALISAAKEGHVEVVKELLENSAYIEHRDMGGWTALTWAAYKGRVEVTKLLLGHGANPNTTGQQYSVYPIIWAAGRGHADIVKLLLQNGAKVNCSDKYGTTPLIWAARKGHFDCVMHLLENGADVDQEGANSMTALIVAVRGGYTEVVKELLKRNPNVNMTDKDGNTALMIAAKEGYTEIVQDLLDAGTYVNIPDRSGDTVLIGAVRGGHVEIVRALLHKYADIDIRGQENKTALYWAVEKGNATMVRDILQCNPDTETCTKDGETPLIKATKMRNIEIVELLLDKGAKVSAVDKKGDTPLHIAIRGRSRRLAELLLRNPKDGRLLYRPNKAGETPYNVDCSHQKSILTQIFGARHLSPSETDGDMLGYDLYSSALADILSEPTMQPPICVGLYAQWGSGKSFLLKKLEDEMKTFAGQQIEPLFQFSWLVVFLSLLLCGSIAIILGFSVDPKLAMAVSLSLLALLYLFFVVVYFGGRREGDNWTWAWLLSTRLARHIGYLELLLKLMFVNPPELPEQSTRALPVRFLFTDYNRLSSVGGETSMAEMIATLSDACEREFGFLATRLFRVFKTEETQGKRKWKKTCCVPSFILFTLVLGCLVTGMALLAVFKVDGENRTVNAVLIAIGSVVGLALLLNCRTWWQVTDSVLNSQRKRLHSAANRMHKLKSEGFMKVLKHEVELMARMAKTIDGFTQHQTRLAVVIDGLDSCEQDKVLQMLDTVRVLFSKGPFISIFASDPHIIIKAINQNLNSVLRDSNINGHDYMRNIVHLPVFLNSRGLSSARKMCTATPANGDTTTADGWHEELDRKLSQHSLGELTKFGSKTTLNRRDTYRRRQVQRSVTRQMSFDLTKLMVTEDWFSDISPQTMRRLLNIVSVTGRLLRANQISFNWDRLASWINLTEQWPYRTSWLILYLEETDGVPDHATLKTIYERVSKNIPTTKDVEPLLEIDGDVRSFEVFLSSRTPVLTARDIRTFLPCTVNLDPKLREIIADVRAAREQMNMGGVTYPPLPLQDAQPRPTSVYSQVSSTCSPSASFTGPFNPPAGGVVSPPPHSSYYSGMASTQHPFYNRGSASVASATPPILLSSMTTEAVCERVRHIEGIDQSMIGQYTATIRKANVNGRVLSQCNIDELKKEMNMNFGDWQLFRATVLDMRHIESQVLHEETASEQGSVIGGHIEPVRRVMAPPHTGASNTDASPMYSFNLSFEELSTVGLDEPQRHGNMPWMGGAHRTASMNSLNSQESSNDISKLTDKQQAEYRDAYQEYIAQMAQLELGVITGEKPIQPQPGQFMTSSSEDKSKDGTEQDGRKSFNKRSSSKPAADNTDFASNGEVLDPIREEDEKGDHGSSKSVLTRKSSAERGGLFQGAADLKLKAGGGLRYQKLTSDDEESEESDHAPLLKDGKKVVDPKLPGGSLALKGKDYLSDAMLDKKDSSDSGVRSNESSPNHSLQDEEADLSQLDRANLIELDEESLARKRGLPSSLSGLQDPAVARMSICSEDQCSLLASSPEESWPSSRSYNLNRTPSNVTLNNNTNAQQANRARQPEGSTSSNPSSSTTSSTSEVIIPPSSGTITTTSTSTRPGPNNENVRVVHLKRGLKPGDPPEICTVSSDTVTFGEERESIL